The genomic segment CCCGATTCTCGACGAACTCGAAGCCGACTACGCGGACGTCGAGTTCGAGAAGGTCGACGTAGACGAACAACAGGACGTGGCCAACGAGTATCAGGTTCGCTCGCTCCCGACGCTCATCGTCGAGAACGACGACGGCATCGTCGACCGATTCGTCGGCGTCACTCAGCGAGAGGACCTCGAAGACGCCCTGCAGAAGGCGGGCGCGTAACCGGTCACGACCGTTCTCTCGACGCTTCGCCCGTGCGATCAGCGACCGCGACGCGTCACGCCCCGGGTCGGGCGTCCGCGGTGGCGCCGTGCGGGCCCCGTCCGCGCCAGACGCTCTCGCAAGCGTTATACGGGCGGCTGGGGAACTGACGTGTATGCCAACCAACGACGCCGCGACCAAGCGAACGCTGGAGAAGCAGATCTGCATGCGCTGTAACGCGCGCAACCCCGCGCGTGCGAAGGCCTGCCGAAAGTGCGGCTACAAGAACCTCCGTCCGAAGTCGAAGGAACGCCGCGCCGCGTAATCGGACGCCCTTTCTCTCCATCTTCCGCCGGCGTAGCGGCGCGTCCGGGCCGCTCAGTCGTCGGGGTACTTCGGTTCGCGCCGTTCCGCGCGTGAGAGCGCCCGCTCTATCACGTCCCGCACGGAGTCGCCGTCCGGGTCCGAGCGGAACACGTCGCCGTGGCCCGCGTACAGTTCCGCGACGGTGTCCGGCATCCGTCTGAGGAGAGTTCGGAGGCTCTCGACGAGGCGTTCGCGCGACTGGCCGGGCATGTCCGTCCGGCCGAAACTGCCGTCGTCGAACGCGCCGTCGTCGTGGACGACGACGTCGCCGCTGAACACGCGCGTCTCGCCGACGAGGGAGACGTGGTCGGAGGCGTGACCGGGTGTGTACACCACCTCGAACGTCTCGTCGCCCATCCGGAGTTCGTCGCCGTCTTCGAGTTCGCCGGTCCGGCGCGGGTGGTCCGCGTACGCGTACAGGTCGGCGTCGAAGGCGTCGAGGACGGCGTCGAGTTCGCCGACGTGGTCGGTGTGCTGGTGCGTGAGGACGACGGCGTCCAGCGCGTCGGTGTGCTCGGCGACGACGTCTTCGACGCCGGGCATCGTCCCGGCGTCTACGAGCACGTTCCGTTCGCCGAGGACGAGATACGCGTTACAGGTGAACTGTTCCGCGCCGTCGGTGACCGTGACGATTTCCATGGGTGCCCGTACGGCCGCGCGAAGAAAAACCCCCACCGACTCGGCACGGTCGCTCGTCCCTCCGACGCACCCAATCGCCGCTCGACCGTATATTTCCGATGTTCAATCTATGAACAAAATTCTCACCTGCGTATCATTTTTCCGTCTGAGCCGTCTACGTCGACTCGTATGGGATTTGGGAGCTACGACGAGTCCGAGCAGGAGAGTCAAGACTACGACCAGGACCTTGACGAGAACGACGGCGTCGCAACCTCGGAGAACGACCACAAGGGCGAGGTCGAGTTCGAGAACGGCGCGTCGAACGAGGAACTGCTGGACCGTCTGCAAGAGATCAAGGACGACTGACGGGGCGACGTGACGCCGCCGGTCAAGTCGGGCGCGCGCGCACTCGGCGTCGCCGAGTCGTACGAGGACGGGGTCGGGTCCGAGAGCGTGCTCTGCGGTGCAGTCGTCCGCGCGGACCGCGTCGTCGACGGCGCGGCCTTCGAGACGTGTACGGTCGGCGGCACGGACGCCACGGACGCCATCCGACGACTTTTTGCCGAACTCGGCCGCGAAGACGTGCGTCTGCTGTTCGTCGCGGGCGTCGCCCCCGCGTGGTTCAACCTCGTCGACGTCGAACGCCTCGCGGACGCCGTCGAACGCCCCGTCGTCGCCGTCTCCTTCGAGGAGAGCGAGGGACTGGAATCCGCACTCGAGGCGCAGTTCTCCGGCGACGAACTCGCCGCCCGCCGCGCGGTGTACGACGCCCTCCCGGCGCGCCGACCCGTGACCGTCGGCGACGACACCGTGTTCGTCCGCGCCGTCGGCGTCGACGACGCGGAGGCGGCGCGCCTCGTCCGCGCGTACACCCCCGAGGGTGGCCGACCGGAACCGCTCCGCGTGGCCCGTCTCCTCGCGCGTTCGGGCCGCGAGTGGCGCGGCCGGGACGGCCGCTG from the Halogeometricum rufum genome contains:
- a CDS encoding thioredoxin family protein, whose amino-acid sequence is MTVRLKDFYADWCGPCKTQDPILDELEADYADVEFEKVDVDEQQDVANEYQVRSLPTLIVENDDGIVDRFVGVTQREDLEDALQKAGA
- a CDS encoding 50S ribosomal protein L40e; its protein translation is MPTNDAATKRTLEKQICMRCNARNPARAKACRKCGYKNLRPKSKERRAA
- a CDS encoding MBL fold metallo-hydrolase; translated protein: MEIVTVTDGAEQFTCNAYLVLGERNVLVDAGTMPGVEDVVAEHTDALDAVVLTHQHTDHVGELDAVLDAFDADLYAYADHPRRTGELEDGDELRMGDETFEVVYTPGHASDHVSLVGETRVFSGDVVVHDDGAFDDGSFGRTDMPGQSRERLVESLRTLLRRMPDTVAELYAGHGDVFRSDPDGDSVRDVIERALSRAERREPKYPDD
- a CDS encoding DUF5786 family protein; amino-acid sequence: MGFGSYDESEQESQDYDQDLDENDGVATSENDHKGEVEFENGASNEELLDRLQEIKDD
- a CDS encoding endonuclease dU; the encoded protein is MTPPVKSGARALGVAESYEDGVGSESVLCGAVVRADRVVDGAAFETCTVGGTDATDAIRRLFAELGREDVRLLFVAGVAPAWFNLVDVERLADAVERPVVAVSFEESEGLESALEAQFSGDELAARRAVYDALPARRPVTVGDDTVFVRAVGVDDAEAARLVRAYTPEGGRPEPLRVARLLARSGREWRGRDGR